The sequence TTCGAGACGTTCGATCCCAAGATGGAGGCGCCCGCTGGCATCCGCAGCACGACCGGCGAGGTAAAAACCACGATTCCTGGAGTCACGTTTGGTGGGACCTTGGAAAAACTTGCCCGCCTGGCTCACAAATTCTCCATCGTGCGCTCGTTTGCCACAGGCGACGGCAATCATGACATTAAGCCGATCATGGGCCGGGACACGATCGGCGCGAACCTGGGATCGCTTTACGCGCGCGTTGCCGGTTCGCTCCGGCCCGACACGGCGATGCCAACGAATGCCGTCTTGTTCCCGCGCGCCGTAAACGCGGAAGCCGGGCCAGCCATCACTTCGTTCGGCAACTTCGAGGCAGTCGGCGATTTGGGAATGAGGTATTCACCGTTCGTTCCCGGGGCCGGGAAGGAGTTGCAGCAAGACATGCGTCTCGGTCTGCCGCAGGAACGTCTGAATGACCGGCGCGCGCTGCTCTCCGCCATTGATGGCTGGAAACGATGGACGGATGCGAGTGGCGTGATCGACGGGCTGAACGGCTTTCAACAACAAGCCTTCGACACGTTGTTGCGCGGTGTTTCGGATGCGTTCGATTTGTCCAAAGAAGACCCAAAAGTCATCGCGCGCTACGACACGGCGCCGCTCATCTCGAAGGATCGGATCAGCAAAGTCTGGAACAATCACCGCCATTACGCCGATCACGCCGCCACGCTCGGCAAGCTGTTGCTCCTCGCGCGCCGGCTGTGCGAGCGCGGCTGCGGTTTCGTGACCGTCACGACCAGTTTCGTCTGGGACATGCACGCGGACGTGAACAACGCGACGATGACCGAAGGCATGGGTTACGTCGGCGTCCCGTTCGATCACGCAGTGTCCGCGTTCATTGAGGACGTCGAAGCGCGCGGGCTGCGGGACAAAATTCTGCTGGTGTGCTGCGGCGAGATGGGCCGCACGCCGGTGATCAACAAGAACGGCGGGCGCGATCACTGGGGCAATCTCGCGCCGTTGATGCTCTACGGGGGCGGGCTGAAAATGGGGCAAGTCATCGGCCAATCTTCACCCAATGGGGGCGAACCGGCGTCAGAGCCGGTGACCATTCCGGACTTGATCGCCACGATCATGCATGTGTTGCTGGACCTTGGCGAAGTGCGCGTGACGAGCGGTCTGCCAAAGAATCTCGTGGAAGCGATTACGCGGGGCGAGCCGATCAAGGGGCTGATCTGATCTTGCGACGGGCATCTCGAGAAGGTTCCGACCGGCGAGGGCGCCTGTGCTTCCCAGCGCAGTGGCCGCTCAATAGAACGTCGTCCAATTGCCGGACTGCTGCCATTGCAGTTGCTTGAAGTTTCGAGTCTCGACGTGTCCATCGGCGAAGGCGAGGTTCACGCTTTGCGGGCGATTGTTCACGGGATGGCCAGCGCGGGCATTGGCCACATTTGTGTTCCGCGTTCCTTCGGCAAGGCAGAGGTCCGTAATCACAGGTTGAAATGAAGCCATGGGATCTTCCAGCCGCGTCGGCCAGCCATCTTTGGTGCGGGTGTAAGTTCCGGAGGTGGTGGGCGTCGGAAACATCGTGCCGTCGTCCAGCGGACGCGGGACCCACCAGCATTGCCAGATGATGGCGAAGTTTCCGTATTGCCGGACAAAGTACTTGTTCAGGTCCGCAATGGTCATGGAGCCTTCCCCTTTGTTCTGAGTCCGAAACCATCTTTGGGCGTCCGCAAAGTCGGCGGGCCGTGTTGGGCAATACCACATCGGGACCGTCAGGCCGTAAGGCTCAAGATTCGTCGCCATGTTAATCGAGACATCCCAGGGATTGAGGCCTGTGCGCGGCATGCGGTAGGCCGGCAAGCGGCCTTTGTCATCGTCCGTGGCGTACACGTTCACGGCGAGGCCCCACTGCCGGTAGTTCGAAATACAGTTCGTCACCTTGGTGCGGAACTTGGCGCGCGCCAGCGCCGGCAAGAGCATGCCCGCAAGAATCGCGATGATGGCGATGACGACGAGGAGCTCAATCAGAGTGAAGGCGAAACAGCGGCGGATTGTTTTCATAGGCTTGAGTATTGGTAAGTGCGAAGAGGCTCCATGTAAAGCCCGCATGGTTTCAGAACCATGCACTCGGCCCTTGAACCCCATCGATGGTAGGGCGGCGCTGCTGCGCCGCCGCATCGACCGAAGCCCGGCTGCGCGGCAACGCAGCCCTACTGTCTGGTTGACGGGAAGGCTATCGAAACCATTCCAGGTGCGGTTCGTTGTCCGTGTGCCAGCGTTTCAGGTGCTGCGGCGAGAGATCCAGCAGCAGCGTCTCGTAAGGGACGTGCTCAACGTGATTGTCCGCGAATCCGACGTTGAGTTTTCCACGATGGCGGTCCGCGCGGGGATTGCCATTGCCGCCCGTCGCGTCATCGGTGCGCTGTGTTCCAGCGTGCCTCACTATACAGCGTTCCAGCCGAAATGCAGCCTCAACATCGGCCCTTGTGATCCTGTAACGGATGGAGTGCGGCGTGACAAAAGTTTGTCCCGTACGGAACAAACTTTTGGCAAGGACTGTTCCTAGCCTCAAGAGGGCCGATTTCGCGCGAGCCTGACGGCGAGCTTCAGCGCCGCCTTCATGTTCTCTGCTTTGGCCTTGTTTTGGCCGGCAATGTCGAACGCGGTCCCGTGATCAACCGAAGTTCGAATGATCGGCAGGCCCAGGGAGACGTTCACGGTGTTCTCGAAGTCGAGGAGCTTCATCGGGATGTGGCCTTGATCGTGATACATCGCCACCACCAACTCAAACGCGCCTTGCAGCGCCTTCAGGAAGATCGTATCGGCCGGAAACGGGCCGAAGCAGTCAATGCCTTCGGTCCGGGCCGCCGCAATTGCCGGAGCGATCGTGGTTTGATCTTCGTCGCCGAACAGACCGCCTTCCCCGGCGTGAGGATTCAACCCGCAAACAGCGATGCGCCGTCGGGGCAGACCCAGCCGGACGACCGCTTCGTGGCCGAGCCGAAGCGTGGTGACGATTTCCTGGGTCGTCACATCACAGGCCTGGCGGAGAGAACAGTGCGTCGTGACGTGCAAAACACGCAGGCGATCGTTGATCAGGAGCATGCGCGGTTCGGTCACGCCGCAAAGCTCCGCGATGTACTCTGTGTGACCCGTGAAGCTCAAGCCGCTCCGGGTGACAGCCTCTTTGTTCAATGGCGCCGTGACCATCGCATCGGCCACGCCGCTCCGACAAAGTTCAGTGGCCCGGCGGACATACGCCAACGCGGCGCGGCCGCAGCGCTCACTCAGTTTGCCCAGTTCGAACCAACCCTCAAGCACGCCGGGTTCGTCGAGAAACACGCCCGGCAGTTCAGTCACCTTCAGGCCACACTGAGTCTCCGTCGGGTCGAGCGCTGCCCGGTCACCGACCACGATCATCTTGGCCAGGCCGCGCACGTCCGGATCGTGCAATGCCTTGAGCACGACCTCCGGGCCGATGCCGGCGGGATCGCCGAGTGTGATGGCGAGGGTCGGAACGCTTTTCACTTCTGACTAAGTTATGGCTAAGGTGTAGGGGAGGCCGACGGGGGTTTCGAGAGAAAATCAACCACGCGGATCAAGGTATTGGCGTCACCAAACCCTCCAGCTTTGGTGCAAACCAAAACGCCGTCAGCTTTGCCGCCCATGAAATGGCCCCAGGGAATTCCCGGCGCGATCTCGCCGCGCAGGGCAATGGCTTTGACGCGAAGCCAGTGACAAATCAACAAGGCGGTGTCGCCACCCAGCAACACCAGGCTGCCGAAATGCGGTCGCGCGAATAGCGGAACCAATGACGCCAATCGCCGTTGCAGCTTCTCGATGGGCATTTGATGCATCGGGACACGGAACAC comes from Verrucomicrobiota bacterium and encodes:
- a CDS encoding type II secretion system protein encodes the protein MRALHGASSHLPILKPMKTIRRCFAFTLIELLVVIAIIAILAGMLLPALARAKFRTKVTNCISNYRQWGLAVNVYATDDDKGRLPAYRMPRTGLNPWDVSINMATNLEPYGLTVPMWYCPTRPADFADAQRWFRTQNKGEGSMTIADLNKYFVRQYGNFAIIWQCWWVPRPLDDGTMFPTPTTSGTYTRTKDGWPTRLEDPMASFQPVITDLCLAEGTRNTNVANARAGHPVNNRPQSVNLAFADGHVETRNFKQLQWQQSGNWTTFY
- the pdxA gene encoding 4-hydroxythreonine-4-phosphate dehydrogenase PdxA, giving the protein MKSVPTLAITLGDPAGIGPEVVLKALHDPDVRGLAKMIVVGDRAALDPTETQCGLKVTELPGVFLDEPGVLEGWFELGKLSERCGRAALAYVRRATELCRSGVADAMVTAPLNKEAVTRSGLSFTGHTEYIAELCGVTEPRMLLINDRLRVLHVTTHCSLRQACDVTTQEIVTTLRLGHEAVVRLGLPRRRIAVCGLNPHAGEGGLFGDEDQTTIAPAIAAARTEGIDCFGPFPADTIFLKALQGAFELVVAMYHDQGHIPMKLLDFENTVNVSLGLPIIRTSVDHGTAFDIAGQNKAKAENMKAALKLAVRLARNRPS
- a CDS encoding DUF1501 domain-containing protein, whose translation is MLTFHDLASTNGGIGRRRFLEVGGLALGGLTLSDWFAVRALAKEQKLPLKDKSVIFLFMHGGPSQFETFDPKMEAPAGIRSTTGEVKTTIPGVTFGGTLEKLARLAHKFSIVRSFATGDGNHDIKPIMGRDTIGANLGSLYARVAGSLRPDTAMPTNAVLFPRAVNAEAGPAITSFGNFEAVGDLGMRYSPFVPGAGKELQQDMRLGLPQERLNDRRALLSAIDGWKRWTDASGVIDGLNGFQQQAFDTLLRGVSDAFDLSKEDPKVIARYDTAPLISKDRISKVWNNHRHYADHAATLGKLLLLARRLCERGCGFVTVTTSFVWDMHADVNNATMTEGMGYVGVPFDHAVSAFIEDVEARGLRDKILLVCCGEMGRTPVINKNGGRDHWGNLAPLMLYGGGLKMGQVIGQSSPNGGEPASEPVTIPDLIATIMHVLLDLGEVRVTSGLPKNLVEAITRGEPIKGLI